Proteins from a single region of Palaemon carinicauda isolate YSFRI2023 chromosome 1, ASM3689809v2, whole genome shotgun sequence:
- the LOC137640302 gene encoding uncharacterized protein, with product MQLTTDASNTACESALEQVVNGALQPIAFFSKNLNGAEQRDTLLPLQNLDAHSNTYQGRKTRWPTSSPGEINGVHLGIDNEDLAHQQQLDPETPAYRTAITALKWEDVPLGSSNTALLCNISAGRHRALVPSSRRKAVFDIVHSLSHPSSRTTARIISSKFIWHGMRKDITRWARSCINCQTSKISRHTTSGIRNFKQPMRHFGHVHIDVVGPLPPSGGDRFLLTVINRSTQWIEATPMQDSSTPSCVNILLSSWISWFGVSDDITTGRGLAFLSDVWGALTKSLGVTAHSTTSYNSAANGMVERAHRSLKASLMPIALMTTGRSNGEPSSAEKVYGETIAVPGEFFTAPSNESDQTPERIRNVVSKFTLSHRTFNDTTKTFMLQDLRTYEFVFIRNITHQPPLRHPYTGTLPSHQQKPQGIPSTHPRKRSLDLD from the exons ATGCAGCTGACCACCGACGCCAGCAACACAGCCTGCGAATCCGCCTTAGAACAAGTGGTCAACGGCGCCCTGCAGCCTatcgccttcttcagcaaaaatcTCAATGGCGCTGAGCAAAG AGACACCTTGCTGCCATTGCAGAATTTGGATGCACACTCCAATACGTACCAGGGAAGAAAAACCCGGTGGCCGACATCCTCTCCAGGAGAAATAAACGGCGTCCACCTCGGCATTGACAACGAGGACCTGGCACATCAGCAACAACTCGACCCGGAAACACCAGCCTACCGGACTGCCATCACGGCTTTAAAATGGGAAGACGTCCCGTTAGGGTCATCTAACACGGCCCTCCTCTGCAACATCAGTGCTGGCCGTCACAGGGCCCTGGTACCCTCCTCTCGAAGAAAAGCCGTCTTCGATATAGTACACTCCCTCTCCCATCCCTCGAGCAGAACAACGGCAAGAATCATATCCAGCAAATTCATCTGGCACGGGATGAGGAAGGACATCACCCGGTGGGCCCGCAGCTGCATCAACTGCCAAACAAGTAAAATTTCCCGACACACAACATCAGGAATCAGGAACTTCAAGCAACCCATGAGACATTTCGGCCACGTGCACATCGACGTTGTTGGCCCCCTTCCCCCCTCCGGAGGGGACCGCTTCCTGTTGACAGTCATCAACAGGTCCACCCAGTGGATTGAAGCAACCCCCATGCAAGATTCATCAACACCCTCCTGTGTCAACATCCTCCTTTCTAGTTGGATCAGCTGGTTTGGCGTTTCAGACGACATTACAACTGGCAGGGGGCTGGCCTTCCTGTCAGATGTCTGGGGCGCCCTCACAAAATCACTTGGGGTCACCGCCCACAGCACAACCtcctacaactccgctgccaacggaatggtcgaACGGGCCCATCGGTCCCTTAAAGCTTCCCTGATGCCCATTGCTCTGATGACAACTGGAAG ATCCAACGGAGAACCTTCATCAGCAGAAAAAGTTTACGGAGAAACCATAGCTGTGCCAGGAGAATTCTTCACGGCGCCATCCAACGAAAGCGACCAGACCCCGGAAAGAATCAGAAACGTCGTAAGCAAATTTACCCTGAGTCACCGAACTTTCAACGACACAACAAAAACGTTCATGCTGCAAGATCTACGGACGTACGAGTTCGTTTTCATCCGTAACATCACCCACCAACCCCCACTAAGACACCCATACACAGGAACCCTACCGAGTCATCAACAGAAACCCCAAGGCATACCTTCTACTCATCCACGGAAGAGAAGTCTGGATCTAGATTAA